The following coding sequences are from one Mesorhizobium onobrychidis window:
- the leuS gene encoding leucine--tRNA ligase: MATERYNPRASEPKWQKAWDAKKLFEADNDDPRPKYYVLEMFPYPSGRIHIGHTRNYTMGDVVARYKRAKGFNVLHPMGWDAFGMPAENAAMQNKVHPKDWTYQNIAAMREQLKVMGLSLDWAREFATCDVDYYHRQQMLFLDFVEKGLVTRKSSKVNWDPEDMTVLANEQVIDGRGWRSGALVEQRELTQWFFKITDYAQDLLDSLEGLDEWPEKVKLMQANWIGRSEGLLIRWPLATTGKVIDGEDELEVYTTRPDTIFGASFMAVAADHPLAKKAAEDNPALAKFIDEVHHMGTSVAALETAEKKGFDTGIRVVHPFDEAWTLPVYVANFVLMEYGTGAIFGCPSGDQRDLDFANRYGLPVIPVVMPEGENQGNFQIIDEAYVGDGVMINSRFLDGMKPDQAFDEVAKLLEQKTIGNRPMAERKVNFRLRDWGISRQRYWGCPIPMIHCEDCGVVPVPKADLPVKLPDDIEFDRPGNPLDRHPTWRHVKCPQCGKDARRETDTMDTFVDSSWYFARFTAPWANDPTNPKAATEWLPVDQYIGGIEHAILHLLYSRFFTRAMRETGHVDLAEPFRGLFTQGMVVHETYRIGSGSNSRWLAPSEVRLEDVDGKRRAIEIATGEEAVIGPLEKMSKSKKNTVSPEEITDGYGADTARWFMLSDSPPERDVEWTDEGAAGAHRFVQRIWRLVSTAAESLAGIQPAAAKEGEAGTVSKAAHKALKSVGEDIEKLAFNRAIARIYELANALTTPLNEAAEGKADPALKAACRQAVDILVHLIAPVMPHLAEECWQTLGGTDLVAERPWPVYDPSLVVDSEIVLPVQVNGKKRGDLTIARDADQGAVEKAVLALDFVQKALEGKAPRKVIIVPQRIVNVVA, encoded by the coding sequence ATGGCAACCGAACGATACAATCCGCGCGCGTCAGAGCCCAAATGGCAGAAGGCCTGGGACGCCAAGAAGCTGTTCGAGGCTGATAACGACGACCCGCGTCCAAAATACTATGTGCTCGAGATGTTCCCTTATCCGTCGGGGCGCATCCATATCGGCCATACCCGCAACTACACGATGGGCGACGTGGTGGCGCGCTACAAGCGAGCCAAGGGTTTCAACGTGCTGCACCCGATGGGCTGGGATGCCTTCGGCATGCCGGCCGAGAACGCGGCGATGCAGAACAAGGTCCATCCCAAGGACTGGACCTATCAGAACATCGCCGCCATGCGCGAGCAGCTCAAGGTCATGGGCCTGTCGCTCGACTGGGCACGCGAATTCGCCACCTGCGATGTCGACTACTACCACCGCCAGCAGATGCTGTTCCTCGATTTCGTCGAGAAGGGGCTGGTGACGCGCAAATCCTCCAAGGTCAACTGGGATCCGGAGGACATGACGGTGCTTGCCAACGAGCAGGTCATCGACGGACGCGGCTGGCGCTCGGGCGCGCTGGTCGAACAGCGCGAGCTGACGCAGTGGTTCTTCAAGATCACCGACTATGCGCAGGATCTGCTGGACTCGCTCGAAGGCCTCGACGAATGGCCGGAAAAAGTGAAGCTGATGCAGGCGAACTGGATCGGCCGTTCGGAAGGCCTGCTGATCCGCTGGCCGCTGGCCACTACTGGCAAGGTGATCGACGGCGAAGATGAGCTGGAAGTCTACACGACGCGGCCCGACACCATCTTCGGCGCCTCCTTCATGGCGGTCGCCGCCGACCACCCGCTGGCTAAAAAGGCCGCCGAGGACAATCCAGCGCTGGCAAAGTTCATCGATGAAGTCCATCACATGGGCACTTCGGTGGCCGCACTGGAGACGGCCGAGAAGAAGGGCTTCGATACCGGCATCCGTGTCGTCCATCCGTTCGACGAGGCGTGGACGCTGCCTGTCTACGTCGCCAATTTCGTGCTGATGGAGTACGGCACCGGCGCCATCTTCGGCTGCCCGTCCGGTGACCAGCGCGACCTCGACTTCGCTAACAGATACGGCCTGCCGGTCATTCCGGTGGTGATGCCGGAAGGCGAGAACCAAGGAAACTTCCAGATCATCGACGAGGCCTATGTCGGCGACGGCGTGATGATCAATTCGCGCTTCCTCGACGGCATGAAGCCTGATCAGGCGTTCGACGAGGTGGCGAAGCTGCTGGAACAAAAGACCATCGGTAATCGGCCGATGGCCGAGCGCAAGGTCAACTTCCGCCTGCGCGACTGGGGCATTTCGCGCCAGCGCTACTGGGGCTGTCCGATCCCAATGATCCACTGCGAAGATTGCGGCGTGGTGCCGGTGCCGAAGGCGGACCTGCCGGTCAAGCTGCCGGACGATATCGAGTTCGACCGGCCGGGCAATCCGCTCGATCGCCATCCGACATGGCGGCATGTCAAATGTCCGCAATGCGGCAAAGATGCACGCCGCGAAACCGACACGATGGACACGTTCGTCGATTCGTCCTGGTATTTCGCGCGCTTTACCGCGCCCTGGGCGAACGACCCGACCAATCCCAAGGCAGCTACCGAATGGCTGCCGGTCGACCAGTATATAGGCGGCATCGAGCACGCCATTCTGCACCTGCTCTATTCGCGCTTCTTCACCCGCGCCATGCGCGAGACCGGCCATGTCGATCTCGCCGAGCCGTTCAGGGGTCTGTTCACGCAAGGCATGGTGGTGCACGAGACCTATCGGATCGGCAGTGGCTCGAACAGCCGCTGGCTTGCGCCCAGCGAGGTGCGGCTGGAGGATGTCGACGGCAAGCGCCGCGCCATCGAAATCGCGACCGGCGAAGAGGCGGTGATCGGCCCGCTCGAAAAAATGTCGAAATCGAAGAAGAACACGGTGAGCCCGGAAGAGATCACCGACGGCTACGGCGCCGACACCGCGCGCTGGTTCATGCTGTCGGACTCGCCGCCCGAGCGTGACGTCGAATGGACCGACGAGGGCGCTGCCGGCGCGCACCGCTTCGTCCAGCGCATCTGGCGCCTGGTGTCGACGGCTGCCGAATCGCTCGCCGGAATCCAGCCGGCAGCGGCGAAGGAGGGCGAGGCAGGGACTGTTTCCAAGGCCGCGCACAAGGCGTTGAAATCGGTCGGCGAGGATATCGAAAAGCTCGCCTTCAACCGCGCCATCGCCCGCATCTACGAGCTCGCCAACGCGCTCACCACGCCGCTCAACGAGGCGGCCGAAGGCAAGGCCGATCCGGCGCTCAAGGCTGCCTGCCGGCAAGCCGTCGACATCCTCGTGCATCTGATTGCGCCGGTCATGCCGCATCTGGCCGAGGAATGCTGGCAGACGCTCGGCGGTACCGATCTGGTCGCCGAACGGCCCTGGCCTGTCTATGATCCGTCGCTTGTCGTCGACAGCGAGATCGTGCTGCCGGTCCAGGTCAACGGCAAGAAGCGCGGCGATTTGACAATTGCCCGCGACGCGGACCAAGGTGCCGTCGAAAAAGCGGTTCTGGCTCTCGACTTCGTGCAGAAAGCGCTCGAAGGTAAGGCACCGCGCAAGGTGATCATCGTCCCGCAGAGGATCGTCAATGTCGTTGCCTGA
- the lptE gene encoding LPS assembly lipoprotein LptE — protein MSLPDPRKTEVTHLLCRTALYGLIASVALVSACTVRPLYSSAPLSAGSQVGAAAELGSISVKPVNTRYAQQVRNNLIFALGQGAGEPASPAYSLDLGVTELVESAATVQVSTDDDEPTAGTVTLTANYVLTDAKTGTTIATGRRSIASSFDRPRQEFASYRAQIDAENRAARELADLLRLSIAQNLVKHGKTVAG, from the coding sequence ATGTCGTTGCCTGATCCGAGGAAGACAGAAGTGACGCATTTGCTGTGCCGTACCGCCCTGTATGGCCTGATCGCTTCGGTTGCGCTGGTTTCGGCCTGCACGGTGCGCCCGCTCTATTCGAGCGCGCCGCTGTCGGCCGGTTCACAAGTTGGGGCTGCCGCCGAACTCGGGTCCATTTCGGTCAAGCCGGTCAACACCCGCTACGCCCAGCAGGTCCGCAACAATCTGATCTTCGCGCTCGGCCAGGGTGCGGGCGAGCCGGCTTCGCCCGCCTATTCGCTCGATCTCGGCGTTACCGAGCTTGTTGAATCCGCTGCAACCGTGCAGGTCTCGACCGATGACGACGAGCCAACTGCGGGCACGGTGACACTGACCGCGAACTATGTGCTGACCGACGCCAAGACCGGCACGACCATCGCCACCGGCAGGCGCTCGATAGCGTCGTCCTTCGACAGGCCCCGTCAGGAATTTGCCTCCTACCGGGCGCAAATCGACGCCGAGAACCGCGCGGCGCGTGAACTGGCGGATCTGCTGCGCCTGTCGATCGCCCAGAATCTTGTCAAGCACGGCAAGACGGTGGCGGGTTAA
- the fsa gene encoding fructose-6-phosphate aldolase: MKFFVDTADVKEIRELNDLGLLDGVTTNPSLILKSGGKIADVTREICEIVKGPVSAEVVATEYKDMMAEAKILARIADNVCIKVPLTLDGLRACKDIRSDGRMVNVTLCFSATQALLAAKAGASFISPFVGRIDDSGWDGMELIADIRTIYDNYDFQTEILTASVRTVNHVKQAALIGADVITAPPATLKALVKHPLTDKGLEQFLADWAKTGQKIG; the protein is encoded by the coding sequence ATGAAATTTTTTGTCGACACCGCCGATGTCAAGGAAATCCGTGAGCTGAACGATTTGGGGCTGCTCGACGGCGTCACCACCAATCCCTCGCTGATCCTCAAATCCGGCGGCAAGATCGCCGACGTCACCAGAGAGATCTGCGAGATCGTCAAGGGTCCGGTCTCGGCCGAAGTCGTCGCCACCGAATACAAGGACATGATGGCGGAGGCCAAGATCCTGGCCAGGATCGCCGACAATGTCTGCATCAAGGTGCCGCTGACGCTGGACGGCCTGAGGGCCTGCAAGGACATCCGGTCGGACGGCCGCATGGTGAATGTCACGCTGTGCTTCTCGGCGACCCAGGCGCTGCTCGCCGCCAAGGCCGGCGCCTCCTTCATCTCGCCCTTCGTCGGCCGCATCGACGACAGCGGCTGGGACGGCATGGAGCTGATTGCCGATATCCGCACCATCTACGACAATTATGATTTCCAGACCGAGATCCTGACCGCCTCGGTGCGCACGGTGAACCACGTCAAGCAGGCCGCACTGATCGGCGCCGACGTCATCACCGCCCCGCCGGCGACGCTGAAGGCGCTGGTCAAGCACCCGCTGACCGACAAGGGCCTGGAGCAGTTCCTCGCCGACTGGGCCAAGACCGGCCAGAAGATCGGCTGA
- a CDS encoding primosomal protein N' — protein sequence MIEDSPFVAAAPVLVPMPAERPYTYAVPAGMRVVPGSIVRVPLGPRQVAGIVWDGVVEKVDAKKLRPIEQVFDCPPIDRAMRRFVDWIAQYTLSPPGMVARMLLRAPEAFDPEPWIEGLQRTFANPDRMTGARMRVLETAEGGLAWTRSGLAHAAGVSSTVIDGLKAQGVFETVMIPPRPVVAAPDPNYAQPSLMPDQSDAAGMLRTNVAAGVFGVTLLDGVTGSGKTEVYFEAVAAALDRGRQVLILLPEIALTHAFLERFQERFGAKPAEWHSDLPPRMRERVWRQLAEGGVRVVAGARSALFLPFRELGLIVVDEEHDPAYKQEDRVFYNARDMAVVRGHIGGFPVVLASATPSVESRVNASQGRYSRAVLSARFAEAALPDLKTIDMRRAPPARGGFLSPVLLGHMRQTLEKREQCLLFLNRRGYAPLTLCRVCGHRFGCPVCSAWLVEHRFRGQLVCHHCGHNERRPEACPECGTLDHLVACGPGVERIAEEVVAHFPDARTIVLSSDLMGGVRRLRLELEAIANGEADIVIGTQLVAKGHNFPNMTLVGVVDADLGLANGDPRAAERTFQLLSQVTGRAGRTGKKSLGLLQTFQPDHPVMRAIVSSDAEAFYEREIAERERAALPPFGRLAGVIVSAATRAEAEGHARGLRRAAPPASDLFVLGPAEAPLSLIGGRHRFRLLIQGERRADMQGFIRTMLAEGPKIRGSVRVQVDIDPQSFL from the coding sequence ATGATCGAAGATTCGCCCTTTGTCGCAGCCGCGCCAGTGCTGGTGCCGATGCCCGCCGAGCGGCCCTACACCTATGCCGTGCCCGCCGGCATGCGCGTGGTGCCGGGCTCGATCGTGCGCGTGCCGCTCGGTCCGCGCCAGGTTGCCGGCATCGTCTGGGACGGCGTTGTCGAAAAGGTCGATGCCAAGAAACTGCGCCCGATCGAGCAGGTCTTCGACTGCCCGCCAATCGACCGCGCTATGCGCCGCTTCGTCGACTGGATCGCGCAATACACGCTGTCGCCGCCCGGCATGGTGGCGCGCATGCTGCTGCGGGCGCCGGAGGCCTTCGACCCGGAACCGTGGATCGAAGGGCTGCAACGCACCTTCGCCAACCCCGACCGGATGACGGGCGCGAGGATGCGCGTGCTGGAAACAGCCGAAGGCGGGCTCGCCTGGACGCGGTCCGGGCTGGCGCATGCGGCCGGCGTCTCGTCGACCGTCATCGATGGGTTGAAGGCGCAAGGCGTGTTCGAGACCGTCATGATCCCGCCGCGACCGGTGGTCGCAGCACCCGATCCGAATTACGCCCAGCCTTCGCTGATGCCGGACCAGAGCGATGCGGCCGGGATGCTGCGCACCAATGTCGCGGCCGGCGTATTCGGCGTCACGCTGCTCGACGGGGTGACTGGATCAGGCAAGACGGAGGTCTATTTCGAGGCGGTGGCGGCGGCGCTCGACCGCGGCAGGCAGGTGCTGATCCTGCTGCCGGAGATCGCGCTGACCCACGCCTTCCTCGAGCGCTTCCAGGAACGGTTCGGCGCCAAGCCGGCGGAATGGCATTCGGATCTGCCGCCAAGGATGCGCGAGCGTGTCTGGCGGCAGCTAGCGGAAGGTGGCGTGCGCGTCGTTGCCGGCGCGCGTTCGGCGCTGTTCCTGCCGTTCAGGGAACTCGGGCTGATCGTCGTCGACGAGGAGCATGACCCCGCCTACAAACAGGAAGACCGCGTCTTCTACAATGCCCGCGACATGGCGGTGGTGCGTGGCCATATCGGCGGCTTTCCGGTGGTGCTCGCCTCGGCGACGCCGTCGGTCGAAAGCCGGGTCAATGCGAGCCAAGGCCGCTACAGCAGGGCGGTGCTTTCGGCGCGCTTTGCCGAGGCGGCGCTTCCCGACCTGAAGACGATCGACATGCGCCGCGCCCCGCCGGCGCGCGGCGGCTTTCTGTCGCCGGTGCTGCTTGGCCATATGCGGCAGACGCTGGAGAAACGCGAACAATGCTTGCTGTTCCTCAACCGACGCGGCTATGCGCCGCTGACGCTGTGCCGGGTCTGCGGCCATCGCTTCGGCTGCCCCGTCTGCTCGGCCTGGCTGGTCGAACATCGCTTTCGCGGCCAGCTCGTCTGCCACCATTGCGGACACAATGAGCGACGGCCCGAGGCCTGCCCGGAATGCGGCACGCTCGACCATCTGGTCGCCTGCGGGCCGGGCGTCGAGCGCATCGCCGAAGAGGTCGTCGCGCATTTCCCAGACGCCCGAACCATCGTGCTGTCGTCCGACCTGATGGGCGGCGTGCGGCGGCTGAGGCTGGAGCTTGAAGCCATCGCCAATGGCGAGGCCGACATCGTCATCGGCACGCAGCTCGTCGCCAAGGGCCACAATTTCCCAAACATGACCCTGGTTGGCGTGGTCGACGCCGATCTTGGCCTGGCCAATGGTGATCCGCGCGCTGCCGAGCGCACCTTCCAGCTGCTCAGCCAGGTGACCGGCCGTGCCGGCCGCACCGGCAAGAAGAGCCTTGGCCTGCTGCAGACCTTCCAGCCCGACCACCCGGTAATGCGGGCGATCGTCTCCAGCGACGCCGAGGCTTTTTACGAGCGCGAGATAGCCGAGCGCGAGCGGGCGGCGCTGCCGCCCTTCGGCCGGCTCGCTGGTGTTATCGTCAGTGCGGCGACGCGGGCGGAAGCGGAGGGGCATGCGCGGGGTTTGCGGCGCGCCGCACCTCCGGCCTCCGACCTGTTCGTGCTCGGCCCAGCCGAAGCGCCGCTGTCGCTGATCGGTGGCCGCCATCGCTTTCGCCTGCTGATCCAGGGCGAGCGGCGCGCCGACATGCAGGGGTTCATTCGCACCATGCTGGCCGAGGGACCGAAAATACGGGGCTCGGTGCGCGTGCAGGTCGATATCGACCCGCAGAGCTTTTTGTGA
- a CDS encoding aspartate/glutamate racemase family protein, producing MKTLGLIGGMSWESTAIYYRLLNEIVRERLGGLHSAKLLLWSFDFAEIAERQHVGDWQGAAVLLVEAARKLEAAGAEGLLICTNTMHKLADQVEVAVSIPLIHIADSTAVVVQRAGVKRPALLATRFTMEQDFYKGRLTDKYGLQPVVPEQAGQDMVHRVIYDELCQGIVSTESKAAYIDEIARLRRDENIDGIIMGCTEITMLIGQPDFDIPVFDTTRIHAESAVEFALG from the coding sequence ATGAAAACCCTTGGCCTCATCGGCGGCATGAGTTGGGAATCAACGGCGATCTACTACCGCCTGCTCAACGAGATCGTGCGCGAGCGGCTGGGTGGACTGCATTCGGCGAAACTGCTGCTGTGGTCGTTCGACTTTGCCGAGATCGCCGAACGGCAGCACGTCGGCGACTGGCAGGGGGCGGCCGTTCTGCTGGTCGAGGCGGCGCGTAAGCTGGAAGCAGCCGGTGCGGAGGGGCTGCTGATCTGCACCAACACCATGCACAAGCTAGCCGATCAGGTGGAGGTAGCGGTGTCGATACCGCTTATCCACATTGCCGATTCAACGGCCGTTGTAGTCCAGCGCGCTGGCGTCAAGCGCCCGGCGCTGCTGGCGACGCGCTTCACCATGGAACAGGATTTCTACAAAGGCCGGCTCACCGACAAATACGGACTTCAACCGGTGGTGCCGGAGCAAGCCGGGCAGGACATGGTTCATCGCGTGATCTACGACGAACTCTGTCAAGGCATCGTCAGCACCGAATCAAAGGCGGCCTACATTGATGAAATCGCTCGCCTGCGGCGCGACGAAAACATCGATGGCATCATCATGGGCTGTACCGAGATCACCATGCTGATCGGCCAGCCGGACTTCGACATTCCGGTCTTCGACACGACGCGCATCCATGCCGAGTCGGCGGTCGAATTCGCGCTGGGCTGA
- a CDS encoding AGROH133_08824 family phage infection protein, with the protein MEFAFPWPMSQGEWLAWSSAVVTLLFGLLLFLAPVLAFRILRLQVKPEKAAAIAEGRGRMSGFYLGVSLCCILLAQPLLYMALGFSWLFTAFGRLLSMMSDGANTPFNWVSIVVELVLAALPLAFAFGFVP; encoded by the coding sequence ATGGAATTTGCGTTTCCATGGCCGATGAGCCAGGGCGAGTGGCTGGCATGGTCGAGCGCCGTCGTGACCTTGCTGTTCGGCCTGCTGCTGTTCCTGGCGCCGGTGCTGGCTTTCCGAATCCTGCGGCTGCAGGTCAAGCCGGAGAAGGCGGCGGCGATCGCCGAAGGGCGCGGCAGGATGTCGGGCTTTTATCTCGGCGTCAGCCTGTGCTGCATTCTGCTTGCGCAACCGCTGCTCTACATGGCGCTTGGCTTTTCCTGGCTGTTCACCGCCTTCGGCCGCCTGCTGTCGATGATGTCGGATGGCGCCAACACGCCCTTCAATTGGGTTTCCATCGTGGTGGAACTGGTGCTGGCGGCGCTGCCGCTTGCCTTTGCCTTCGGCTTTGTGCCTTGA
- a CDS encoding F0F1 ATP synthase subunit delta produces MAQSSSPISGVAERYAGSLFELALQANSVAQVEADLNGFAAMLEGSADLTRLINSPVFSSEDQAKAIAVIADKAGITGLTGNFLRVVAQNRRLFAIPGMIKAFRQIAAEHRGETAAEVTSAHALTDAQQTELKAALKSVAGKDVAITVTVDPSLLGGLVVKIGSRQIDTSLKTKLNSLKLALKEVG; encoded by the coding sequence GTGGCCCAATCGTCATCGCCAATCTCAGGTGTCGCAGAACGCTATGCGGGTTCGCTGTTCGAGCTCGCGCTCCAGGCGAATTCGGTCGCCCAGGTCGAGGCCGACCTCAACGGTTTCGCCGCGATGCTCGAAGGCAGCGCGGATCTTACCCGTCTGATCAATAGCCCGGTGTTCTCTAGCGAAGACCAGGCCAAGGCCATCGCGGTGATCGCCGACAAGGCAGGGATCACCGGCCTCACCGGCAATTTCCTGCGCGTCGTCGCCCAGAACCGCCGTCTGTTCGCCATCCCCGGCATGATCAAGGCATTCCGCCAGATCGCCGCCGAGCATCGTGGCGAGACCGCCGCTGAAGTTACCTCGGCGCATGCGCTGACCGACGCCCAGCAAACCGAGCTGAAGGCGGCGCTGAAAAGCGTTGCCGGCAAGGATGTCGCGATCACCGTGACCGTCGATCCGTCGCTGCTCGGCGGGCTGGTGGTCAAGATTGGCTCGCGCCAGATCGATACGTCGCTCAAAACCAAACTCAATTCGCTCAAGCTTGCACTGAAAGAGGTCGGCTGA
- the atpA gene encoding F0F1 ATP synthase subunit alpha: MDIRAAEISAILKDQIKNFGKEAEVSEVGQVLSVGDGIARVYGLDNVQAGEMVEFPGGIRGMALNLEADNVGVVIFGADRDIKEGDIVKRTGAIVDTPVGMGLLGRVVDALGNPIDGKGPIQATERKRVDVKAPGIIPRKSVNEPMSTGLKAIDALIPVGRGQRELVIGDRQTGKTAIILDTMLNQKSVHDHGPEKEKLYCVYVAVGQKRSTVAQFVKVLEERGALDYSIIIAATASDPAPMQYLAPFTACTMGEYFRDNGMHALISYDDLSKQAVAYRQMSLLLRRPPGREAYPGDVFYLHSRLLERAAKLNDDNGGGSLTALPIIETQANDVSAYIPTNVISITDGQIFLETNLFFQGVRPAVNVGLSVSRVGSSAQIKAMKQVAGSIKGELAQYREMAAFAQFGSDLDAATQRLLNRGARLTELLKQPQFSPLKVEEQVAVIFAGVNGYLDKLAIDQVGKFEHGLLSHMRSAGKDVLDGIRKEKALSDDLRAKLKAEIDTFAKTFA; this comes from the coding sequence ATGGACATCCGCGCCGCGGAAATTTCCGCAATTCTGAAAGACCAGATCAAGAATTTCGGCAAGGAGGCCGAGGTCTCCGAAGTCGGCCAGGTTCTGTCCGTCGGCGACGGCATCGCCCGCGTCTATGGCCTCGACAATGTCCAGGCCGGCGAGATGGTCGAGTTCCCCGGCGGCATCCGCGGCATGGCGCTCAACCTCGAAGCCGACAATGTCGGCGTCGTCATCTTCGGCGCCGACCGCGACATCAAGGAAGGCGATATCGTCAAGCGCACCGGCGCCATCGTCGACACGCCTGTCGGCATGGGCCTGCTCGGCCGCGTCGTCGATGCGCTCGGCAACCCGATCGACGGCAAGGGCCCGATCCAGGCGACCGAGCGCAAGCGCGTCGACGTCAAGGCGCCCGGCATCATTCCGCGCAAATCGGTGAACGAGCCGATGTCGACCGGCCTCAAGGCTATCGATGCGCTGATCCCGGTCGGTCGCGGCCAGCGCGAGCTGGTCATCGGCGACCGCCAGACCGGCAAGACCGCGATCATCCTCGATACGATGCTCAACCAGAAATCGGTGCACGACCATGGGCCGGAGAAGGAAAAGCTCTACTGCGTCTACGTCGCCGTCGGCCAGAAGCGCTCGACCGTCGCGCAGTTCGTGAAAGTTCTCGAAGAGCGCGGCGCGCTCGACTATTCGATCATCATCGCCGCCACCGCGTCCGACCCGGCGCCGATGCAGTACCTGGCGCCGTTCACCGCGTGCACCATGGGCGAATATTTCCGCGACAACGGCATGCACGCGCTGATCTCCTATGACGATCTGTCGAAGCAGGCGGTCGCCTATCGCCAGATGTCGCTGTTGCTGCGCCGCCCGCCTGGCCGCGAAGCCTATCCGGGCGACGTGTTCTACCTGCACTCGCGCCTTCTGGAGCGGGCCGCCAAGCTCAATGACGACAATGGCGGCGGTTCGCTGACTGCACTGCCGATCATCGAGACGCAGGCCAACGACGTTTCGGCCTATATCCCGACCAACGTGATCTCGATCACCGACGGCCAGATCTTCCTGGAAACCAACCTGTTCTTCCAGGGCGTTCGCCCGGCGGTCAATGTCGGTCTGTCGGTGTCGCGCGTTGGCTCCTCGGCGCAGATCAAGGCGATGAAGCAGGTCGCCGGCTCGATCAAGGGCGAACTGGCGCAGTACCGCGAAATGGCGGCCTTCGCGCAGTTCGGCTCCGATCTCGATGCCGCCACGCAGCGCCTGCTCAACCGCGGTGCGCGCCTGACCGAACTCCTGAAGCAGCCGCAATTCTCGCCGCTCAAGGTCGAGGAGCAGGTCGCGGTGATCTTCGCCGGCGTCAACGGCTATCTCGACAAGCTGGCGATCGACCAGGTCGGCAAGTTCGAGCATGGCTTGCTCAGCCACATGCGCTCGGCCGGCAAGGACGTGCTCGACGGTATCCGCAAGGAGAAGGCGCTGTCGGACGATCTGCGCGCCAAGCTGAAGGCGGAGATCGACACCTTCGCCAAGACCTTCGCTTGA
- a CDS encoding F0F1 ATP synthase subunit gamma → MASLKDLRNRIASVKATQKITKAMQMVAAAKLRRAQEAAEAARPYSERMGAVLANITQAIGGGGDAPALMTGTGKDDVHLLVVCTAERGLCGGFNSQIARLARDHIRKLLADGKQVKIICVGKKGFDILRRDYASLIIDRVDLREVKTLDFVNADAIAKKVIQLFNEGGFDICTLFYSQFKSVISQIPTAQQIIPAGVPSAAAETTNGGNAVYEYEPEPGEILSDLIPRNISVQVFRALLENAAGEMGAKMSAMDNATRNAGDMINKLSITYNRQRQAQITKELIEIISGAEAL, encoded by the coding sequence ATGGCTTCGTTAAAAGACCTTCGTAACCGTATCGCCTCGGTCAAGGCGACGCAGAAGATCACCAAGGCGATGCAGATGGTCGCCGCGGCGAAGCTGCGCCGCGCGCAGGAGGCGGCGGAAGCCGCGCGCCCCTATTCGGAGCGCATGGGTGCGGTGCTGGCCAACATCACCCAGGCGATCGGCGGCGGCGGCGATGCCCCCGCGCTGATGACCGGCACCGGCAAGGACGACGTGCACCTGCTCGTCGTCTGCACCGCCGAGCGCGGCCTGTGCGGTGGCTTCAATTCGCAGATCGCCCGTCTTGCCCGAGACCATATCCGCAAGCTCCTGGCCGACGGCAAGCAGGTCAAGATCATCTGCGTCGGCAAGAAGGGCTTCGACATATTGCGTCGCGACTACGCGTCGCTGATCATCGACCGCGTCGATCTGCGCGAGGTCAAGACGCTGGACTTCGTCAATGCCGACGCGATCGCCAAGAAGGTGATCCAGCTCTTCAACGAGGGCGGCTTCGACATCTGCACGCTGTTCTATTCGCAGTTCAAGTCGGTGATCAGCCAGATCCCGACGGCGCAGCAGATCATTCCGGCCGGCGTGCCATCGGCCGCCGCCGAGACGACGAATGGCGGCAACGCCGTCTATGAGTATGAGCCGGAGCCGGGCGAAATTCTCTCCGACCTCATTCCTCGCAACATCTCCGTGCAGGTTTTCCGGGCGCTGCTCGAAAACGCGGCCGGTGAGATGGGCGCCAAGATGAGCGCCATGGACAATGCGACGCGCAATGCCGGCGACATGATCAACAAACTGTCGATCACCTATAACCGCCAGCGGCAGGCGCAGATCACCAAGGAATTGATCGAAATCATTTCGGGCGCCGAGGCGCTCTAG